In one window of Arachis ipaensis cultivar K30076 chromosome B06, Araip1.1, whole genome shotgun sequence DNA:
- the LOC107647386 gene encoding uncharacterized protein LOC107647386 (The sequence of the model RefSeq protein was modified relative to this genomic sequence to represent the inferred CDS: added 48 bases not found in genome assembly), translated as MSNNLYCLPESGERCVLGVVVELGVEDVVDVVGVGGNVIEDVEVDASEKDLSVVAVETGRVNTKRIKRSIKGYVKDFPLTFAFLIVLDEASAAHGTEKGIAGLLDDSKDQVSSDSSIPLSPQWLYSKPVDSKATANPVGANPTDPILKDSWRLEGSQDKKDWRRTAPDVDISRRWREEERETSLLGRRDRRKITSTSENRSLPADRWHDGRGSGHDSRRENKWSSRWGPEDKEKDSRIEKRNDVEKEDGHAEKQSSGVSNRQGSDRDTDSRDKWRPRHRLEAQAAGVATYRAAPGFGMDKGRTEGTNVRFSPGRGRANINGNLQIGRPPLGSSVGSALVDKNRTILGKSSLGVESYYYPRGKILDIYRKQKIDPTFDSMPPELEHTSPITQLDSVEPLAFVAPAAEEEAVLKDIWNGKITSSEVSGYSFRGKDGGLNDDISGPGTALSERKQTLIDGGGKVISGIEISNDSDQIVGSFRNAVNDVATFQLGKQKHMSSAVVHGREENSDNNNREGSITINKVVESETFDGDKGHTNHGVDSFSASELNNNLPDAFGFSPLEQNPSINQQDLKFNENAYSYEIAAVPEELSLCYLDPQGAIQGPFLGIDIILWFEQGFFGLDLPVRLSDAPEGSPFQELGDVMPHLKGKSGFSSGTNLVAQSESSDAIQRNLKVDVPNFDFNGSAVNDDQLWSLSRPDVSACVGVQSQIRSQNYRSEVQFSDDQSFSNIVAPEEDISLSKFAGSSNDNPLMRPVDVASSYPHPNKPVNNDVLGSDAHNEADKLHPFGLLMSELRDGTHLRRAQSSNSSLRLGDQGHFVDPLIDRDAPFADQSSIGGMINQSSLRDTWPDEYGMNRPFNPNMHVGSLEDQFMSHVGQHFNNFDASERMILQKLQKERLQQQATVSNHFPAHLTGSDLERFPGFPHTQSKNPNIQQMMQNSGSDFERLLELQIQQRQLELQQQQDMHHQQLLQQHMKLQPQQQAQVQQMLLEQLLHQQISDPNFGQSKHDLSRDNMMDQVQLRRFLNDMQQNSHSLRHIDPSVEQIIQANMGLNAVQGRQADLSDLLLQARHGSILPSEQQLHFQQDQLQAQHQMSMALRQQLGLEGERHFGRSWSINETGQLVRNPPTHQLGHSAGFNVSDIHNQQQRLLAQEEQLNYLGRNLPEQNQRGFFDTNPMMFERSAPISVHGRELQDRRRYMHPTDPLGSLSSHHLQSSDDIYGHHSDAFKSSLSGNNGHVENSWIDPRMQLQHLEAMRQRRELGDTIVSTDLNISASMGAHEESSAHGYMDILNQKLGLHSAQPSTVDKWHPLSSISHEKSWQVSEAGSIIHPFEIPPDQQVHINDPFLEMASSAKSNSLLNDHLANMHITEQYNNIGNTERMPLRSRSGSLLEEQSLLSGNKDTLNPNYRIPLMMGKSMEKDLLELETNKGQRHEFVGGTMSKSIPGMLDLSDQVESTMNSMELPVMAHSRHSSLSSAGGDGGSFGRDMGLNNSRADEVSSDRIASSTKQFDNAFHKRPHVSRVLSSPDVQSDQPTGSHTNPNNIMNAASGEGRREPSGNSSMSSMMDAQASAKKEVRFRTSSFSEGAVAETSFIDMLKKPVLPEVDAHAASGGATEPSDGGFQAARSGKKKGKKGKQIDPSLLGFKVSSNRIMMGEIQRPDD; from the exons TTAACATTCGCTTTTTTGATTGTGTTAGATGAAGCATCCGCAGCACATGGCACGGAGAAAGGGATTGCTGGGCTACTTGATGATTCGAAAG ATCAAGTTTCATCGGACAGCAGCATCCCATTATCCCCGCAGTGGCTTTATTCCAAACCTGTTGACTCAAAAGCAACTGCCAACCCAGTGGGG GCGAACCCCACTGATCCCATACTGAAAGATAGTTGGCGTTTGGAGGGTTCTCAAGACAAGAAAGATTGGAGGAGGACTGCTCCAGATGTTGACATAAGTCGTCGCTGGCGTGAGGAGGAGAGAGAAACAAGCTTGCTTGGGAGAAGGGATCGCAGAAA GATTACGTCAACCTCAGAGAACCGATCCTTGCCTGCTGATCGCTGGCATGATGGTCGTGGTTCTGGTCATGACTCTCGGAGAGAGAACAAGTGGTCATCAAGATGGGGTCCTGAAGACAAAGAAAAGGATTCTCGAATTGAGAAAAGGAATGATGTTGAGAAGGAAGATGGTCATGCAGAGAAACAATCTTCTGGTGTTAGCAATCGACAAGGGTCTGATCGTGACACAGATTCTCGTGATAAATGGAGACCACGTCATCGATTGGAAGCTCAAGCAGCTGGTGTGGCCACATACCGTGCTGCACCTGGATTTGGGATGGATAAAGGACGTACAGAGGGAACAAATGTGCGATTTTCACCTGGAAGAGGAAGGGCAAATATAAATGGAAATCTGCAAATTGGAAGGCCTCCCTTGGGCTCTAGTGTGGGCTCTGCACTTGTGGATAAGAATAGAACTATACTGGGGAAGTCTAGCCTTGGTGTCGAGTCATATTACTATCCCAGGGGTAAGATTCTTGACATATATCGCAAGCAAAAGATTGATCCAACTTTTGACAGTATGCCTCCTGAGTTGGAGCATACTTCACCCATAACTCAACTGGATTCTGTAGAGCCATTAGCATTTGTTGCTCCTGCTGCTGAAGAAGAG GCTGTCCTTAAGGATATATGGAATGGAAAAATTACTAGTAGTGAAGTTTCGGGATACTCATTTAGAGGAAAGGATGGAGGGTTGAATGATGATATTTCAG GTCCTGGTACAGCCTTAAGTGAAAGAAAACAAACTTTAATTGACGGTGGTGGAAAGGTTATCTCGGGAATTGAAATCTCAAATGATTCTGATCAAATTGTTGGCTCATTTAGAAATGCAGTTAATG ATGTTGCAACTTTCCAACTAGGCAAGCAGAAACATATGTCATCAGCTGTTGTGCATGGGAGAGAGGAGAATTCTGACAACAATAACAGGGAGGGAAGTATCACCATAAACAAAGTTGTTGAATCAGAAACCTTCGATGGCGATAAGGGGCATACCAATCATGGTGTTGATTCATTTTCTGCATCAGAACTCAATAATAACCTGCCTGATGCATTTGGATTTTCGCCTCTTGAGCAAAATCCAAGTATTAATCAACAGGACCTGAAATTTAATGAGAATGCATATTCTTATGAAATTGCTGCTGTTCCTGAGGAGTTAAGTTTGTGCTATCTGGACCCTCAAGGGGCAATTCAAGGACCATTTCTTGGGATTGATATAATTTTGTGGTTTGAACAAGGGTTTTTTGGGTTGGACTTACCAGTTCGCTTGTCAGATGCACCTGAAGGTTCACCTTTTCAAGAACTTGGTGATGTCATGCCTCACCTGAAAGGAAAATCAGGATTCAGTTCTGGTACGAACCTGGTGGCTCAATCAGAATCATCAGATGCCATTCAAAGGAACCTAAAAGTAGATGTGCCTAATTTTGACTTCAATGGGTCAGCTgttaatgatgatcaactttggTCTTTATCCCGTCCGGATGTTAGCGCGTGTGTTGGTGTTCAGTCTCAAATACGTAGTCAAAATTATCGCTCTGAGGTCCAATTTTCTGACGATCAGTCGTTCAGTAATATTGTTGCGCCAGAGGAGG ATATTTCATTATCTAAATTTGCTGGAAGCAGCAATGACAACCCTTTGATGAGGCCTGTGGATGTTGCTTCTTCATATCCTCATCCTAACAAACCTGTCAACAATGATGTTTTGGGGAGTGATGCTCATAATGAGGCTGATAAGTTGCATCCATTTGGTTTATTGATGTCTGAACTCAGAGATGGTACTCATTTAAGGCGTGCACAATCTTCCAATAGTTCTTTGAGATTGGGCGATCAGGGTCACTTTGTAGATCCATTAATTGATCGGGATGCTCCTTTTGCTGATCAAAGCTCtattgggggaatgattaatcagTCATCTCTCCGGGATACATGGCCTGATGAATATGGGATGAATAGGCCTTTTAACCCTAATATGCATGTAGGTTCATTGGAAGACCAGTTCATGTCCCATGTGGGGCaacattttaataattttgatgCATCCGAGCGTATGATACTGCAGAAGCTGCAGAAGGAACGCTTGCAGCAGCAGGCTACTGTATCTAATCATTTTCCTGCACATCTTACTGGGTCTGATTTAGAGAGATTTCCAGGTTTTCCTCACACTCAGAGCAAAAACCCCAATATCCAGCAAATGATGCAGAACTCGGGGTCAGACTTTGAACGTCTTCTGGAACTTCAGATCCAGCAACGCCAACTTGAGCTTCAACAGCAACAAGATATGCATCATCAACAACTGCTTCAACAGCATATGAAGCTACAACCCCAGCAACAGGCCCAAGTTCAGCAAATGCTGCTTGAACAGCTTTTGCATCAACAAATCTCTGATCCCAATTTTGGGCAGTCAAAGCATGATCTTTCTAGGGATAACATGATGGATCAGGTACAATTGAGGAGATTTCTGAATGACATGCAGCAGAATTCACATTCTTTAAGACACATTGATCCATCAGTGGAACAGATTATTCAAGCAAATATGGGCCTCAATGCTGTCCAAGGGAGGCAAGCTGATTTATCAGACCTTTTGTTGCAAGCGAGGCATGGGAGTATCTTGCCTTCTGAGCAACAGCTTCATTTTCAGCAAGATCAGCTGCAGGCACAGCACCAGATGTCAATGGCTCTTAGACAGCAGCTAGGATTGGAAGGGGAAAGACATTTTGGTAGGTCTTGGTCAATCAATGAAACAGGGCAGTTGGTAAGAAAT ATCCACAACCAGCAACAGAGGCTTTTAGCACAAGAGGAGCAATTAAATTATCTAGGAAGGAATCTTCCTGAGCAGAATCAGAGAGGGTTCTTTGATACTAATCCCATGATGTTTGAGAGGTCTGCACCTATTTCTGTCCATGGAAGGGAGTTACAAGATCGTCGTCGTTATATGCACCCAACTGATCCACTGGGTTCTTTATCTTCTCACCACCTACAATCATCTGATGATATTTATGGTCATCACTCAGATGCATTCAAGAGTTCCCTCTCTGGCAACAACGGACATGTTGAGAACAGCTGGATTGACCCACGGATGCAGCTGCAACACCTTGAAGCTATGAGGCAGAGGAGGGAGTTAGGGGATACCATTGTATCAACAGATTTGAACATTTCTGCATCTATGGGAGCTCATGAAGAGAGTTCAGCACATGGTTATATGGACATACTTAATCAAAAACTGGGCCTTCATTCTGCCCAACCTTCAACTGTTGATAAGTGGCATCCTCTTTCATCAATAAGTCATGAAAAATCTTGGCAAGTGTCTGAGGCTGGCTCAATAATCCATCCTTTTGAGATTCCACCGGATCAGCAAGTCCATATTAATGATCCATTTTTAGAAATGGCTTCGAGTGCTAAATCCAATTCCCTACTGAATGATCATTTAGCCAACATGCACATTACTGAGCAATACAATAATATAGGGAATACTGAGAGAATGCCTCTTCGGTCTAGATCTGGATCATTACTGGAAGAGCAATCTCTGTTATCTGGTAATAAGGATACTTTAAATCCCAATTACAGAATTCCTCTCATGATGGGTAAATCTATGGAAAAAGATTTACTTGAGTTGGAGACAAATAAGGGGCAGAGGCATGAATTTGTAGGTGGCACAATGAGCAAGTCTATTCCTGGGATGTTAGACTTGTCCGATCAAGTGGAGAGTACGATGAATTCCATGGAACTGCCTGTTATGGCCCATAGTAGACATAGCTCACTAAGCAGTGCAG GAGGTGATGGGGGCTCATTTGGTCGTGATATGGGTTTGAATAACTCACGTGCAGATGAGGTTTCTAGTGACAG AATCGCTAGTTCAACGAAACAGTTTGATAATGCTTTCCATAAGCGACCCCATGTATCTCGTGTTTTATCCTCCCCTGATGTTCAGTCAGACCAACCAACTGGATCCCATACTAACCCGAACAATATAATGAATGCTGCATCTGGTGAAG GACGACGAGAACCATCTGGAAATTCGTCAATGAGTAGCATGATGGATGCTCAGGCTTCTGCAAAGAAAGAAGTTCGATTTAGAACTTCTTCCTTCAGTGAAGGTGCTGTGGCGGAAACATCTTTTATAGACATGCTTAAAAAGCCTGTTCTTCCTGAGGTGGATGCACATGCAGCCAGTGGAGGTGCCACCGAGCCATCTGATGGTGGGTTCCAGGCAGCGCGAAGCGgcaagaagaaaggaaagaaagggaAGCAGATTGATCCTTCTCTACTTGGTTTCAAGGTCTCCAGCAACCGGATCATGATGGGTGAGATTCAACGCCCTGATGATTGA
- the LOC107604997 gene encoding pentatricopeptide repeat-containing protein At5g14080 (The sequence of the model RefSeq protein was modified relative to this genomic sequence to represent the inferred CDS: added 58 bases not found in genome assembly), with product MNREARDLAVRISRALISASSPTRHSWTPSLEHTLHALRCRHHLSPPLVSAVINPFLLRHHSLALGFFNWASNQPNFAHTPSTFHSLLSSLSNSHSQHHQNSVLSLLNQAKALNFPLHSSILRSAISSLLATNKIHNAFSMFREFSTLANELGGATCNRLLAALASAGYLDSAYKVFDEMTVRGAPLSTMGFGVFVWRVCEEGCLDRVLAVLDKVKDCCLGINGSVVAVLVVHGLCRAGRVSEALGMLGELRGKGWKPDFIAYWVVASALRRMRDVAEEVKVLKMKRKLGVAPRIGDYKDLILELVSEGRINVVKELGEIIVGANFPIDDDLLNALIGSVSSIDAEATIIFFEFMIRKGRFPTILTISNLSRNLFRHGKVDEMLEVLRVLDSHNYFKDVEGYNVMVSFLCEAGRVKEGYAVLQKMKKKRIIPNVSSYNYVMEACCKEDLLRPARKLWDEMFSCGCSGNLKTYNILIKKFSEVGQTEEGYKLFQHMLDKGLTPDHTSYTSLLEGLCYEDKLEAAFELYNKHVKQDIILARDIVSSFVSSLCKKGYLMDASKLLCSLNNDIGNTEAHVVLLKCSAEAKEIPIAIEHLKWVQQKSPLMLQDICAGLLAFISSATFPEPILQLLQKIQDFNFPNKGHLEGCVHR from the exons ATGAATCGGGAGGCGCGAGACCTGGCAGTTCGAATAAGCAGAGCTCT CATGCTCTCCGCTGCCGCCACCACCTATCGCCTCCTCTCGTCTCCGCTGTCATCAACCCCTTCCTTCTCCGCCACCACTCCCTCGCATTGGGCTTCTTCAATTGGGCCTCTAACCAGCCCAACTTCGCCCACACTCCCTCCACCTTCCACTCTCTCCTCTCCTCCCTCTCCAACTCCCACTCCCAACACCACCAAAACTCCGTCCTTTCGCTCCTCAACCAAGCCAAAGCCCTTAACTTCCCCCTCCATAGCTCCATTCTCCGCTCCGCCATTTCCTCTCTTCTTGCAACGAACAAGATTCATAATGCATTCTCTATGTTTAGGGAATTTTCTACTCTTGCCAACGAATTGGGTGGCGCCACATGTAATAGGTTACTGGCTGCACTTGCTTCTGCTGGGTACTTGGACAGTGCGTacaaggtgtttgatgaaatgactGTTAGGGGTGCCCCTTTGAGTACCATGGGTTTTGGGGTGTTTGTGTGGAGGGTTTGTGAAGAGGGTTGTTTAGATAGAGTTTTAGCTGTTTTGGATAAGGTTAAGGATTGCTGTTTGGGGATTAATGGGTCGGTTGTGGCAGTTTTGGTTGTTCATGGGTTGTGTCGTGCCGGCAGGGTGTCCGAGGCCTTAGGGATGTTAGGTGAGCTGAGGGGCAAGGGATGGAAACCTGACTTCATTGCTTATTGGGTTGTTGCCTCGGCACTGCGAAGAATGCGAGATGTGGCTGAGGAAGTGAAggttttgaagatgaagaggaagttAGGGGTGGCACCGAGGATTGGTGATTACAAGGACTTGATACTTGAATTGGTTTCTGAGGGGCGGATTAATGTGGTGAAAGAACTCGGGGAGATCATTGTTGGTGCTAATTTTCCCATTGATGATGATCTTCTCAATGCCTTAATTGGATCAGTTTCGAGTATTGATGCTGAAGCTACAATTATCTTTTTTGAGTTCATGATTCGTAAAGGGAGGTTTCCTACCATTTTGACTATTAGCAATTTGAGTAGAAATCTGTTTAGGCATGGGAAGGTAGATGAGATGTTAGAGGTGCTCCGAGTTCTGGATTCTCATAACTACTTCAAAGATGTGGAGGGTTACAATGTGATGGTGTCGTTCTTGTGCGAAGCTGGAAGAGTGAAAGAGGGCTACGCTGTTCTccaaaagatgaagaagaaacgGATCATTCCTAATGTGTCATCTTATAATTATGTGATGGAAGCGTGTTGCAAGGAGGATCTGCTGCGCCCAGCAAGGAAGCTTTGGGATGAGATGTTTTCATGTGGATGTTCTGGGAACTTGAAGACCTACAATATTCTGATAAAGAAGTTCTCTGAAGTGGGACAAACTGAAGAGGGTTACAAGCTCTTTCAGCACATGTTGGACAAAGGGTTAACACCTGATCACACAAGTTACACCTCTCTTCTTGAAGGGCTTTGTTATGAGGACAAACTTGAAGCAGCTTTTGAGCTCTATAACAAGCATGTAAAACAGGACATTATCCTTGCAAGAGATATAGTAAGCTCATTTGTATCATCACTATGCAAGAAAG GTTATCTTATGGATGCTTCCAAACTACTTTGCAGCCTCAATAATGATATAGGAAACACAGAGGCCCATGTAGTTTTGCTGAAATGTTCGGCTGAGGCAAAAGAAATTCCAATAGCCATTGAGCACCTGAAGTGGGTTCAGCAAAAGTCACCTTTAATGTTGCAAGATATATGTGCTGGACTTTTAGCTTTTATTTCTTCTGCTACATTTCCGGAGCCAATATTACAGTTACTGCAAAAAATACAAGACTTTAATTTCCCAAATAAAGGACATCTTGAAGGATGTGTACATAGATGA